Proteins from a single region of Pseudomonas fulva:
- a CDS encoding glucose 1-dehydrogenase, whose amino-acid sequence MLISLQSQVALVTGASSGIGAASAKALAEAGAAVVLNYRSGREAAERLAAEIRDGGGRAIAVKADVSSEAEVEALFADTLSTFGRLDILLANSGMQRDAPTVDMSLDEWNQVLQVNLTGQFLCVRAALRQFARQGIREEVSRAAGKIIQMSSVHQLIPWAGRANYAASKGGLDLLMRSVAQEVGEQRIRVNAIAPGAIRTAINREATEGEAADKLLELIPYGRIGDARDIANAVVWLASDLADYVHGTTLFIDGGMSLYPEFRDNG is encoded by the coding sequence ATGCTCATCTCTCTGCAATCCCAGGTCGCGCTGGTCACCGGCGCCAGTTCCGGTATCGGCGCGGCCTCGGCCAAGGCCTTGGCCGAGGCGGGCGCCGCGGTGGTGCTCAACTACCGTTCCGGGCGCGAGGCCGCCGAGCGGCTTGCCGCCGAAATCCGCGATGGCGGCGGCCGGGCCATCGCCGTGAAGGCGGATGTGTCCAGCGAGGCGGAGGTCGAGGCGCTGTTCGCCGACACCCTGTCCACCTTCGGGCGGCTCGACATCCTGCTGGCCAACTCCGGCATGCAGCGCGATGCGCCAACCGTGGACATGAGCCTGGACGAGTGGAACCAGGTGCTGCAGGTCAACCTCACCGGCCAGTTCCTCTGCGTGCGTGCGGCGCTGCGGCAGTTCGCCAGACAGGGCATTCGTGAGGAGGTCTCCCGCGCTGCCGGCAAGATCATCCAGATGAGCTCCGTGCACCAGCTGATTCCCTGGGCCGGGCGCGCCAACTATGCCGCCTCCAAGGGTGGGCTCGACCTGTTGATGCGCAGCGTGGCCCAGGAGGTCGGCGAGCAGCGTATCCGCGTCAATGCCATTGCGCCGGGAGCGATCCGCACGGCGATCAACCGCGAAGCTACCGAAGGCGAGGCGGCCGACAAGCTCCTCGAGCTGATCCCCTATGGCCGCATCGGCGACGCCCGGGACATCGCCAATGCGGTGGTGTGGCTGGCATCCGACCTGGCCGACTACGTCCACGGCACCACGTTGTTCATCGACGGCGGCATGAGCCTTTACCCGGAGTTTCGTGACAATGGCTGA
- a CDS encoding sodium:solute symporter family protein, with amino-acid sequence MNSNIFLGSFFVYLLAMIALGWWVSRHHRSTGDDFLLGGRSIPLFLTIGTTIATMVGTGSSMGAVGFGYNNGWAGALYGIGGAVGILLLAVLFASVRKLRFMTMSEELAYYVGGSRVVRNVVALLIYIASIGWLGAHILGGGMYLAWITGIDLNTAKFVVAIGFGLYCVIGGYLAVVWTDTIQAILLFIGFIAMAVFALIEIGGFEHLADNMDISTTGFLGISSLGPIPAISLAAVVAIGVLATPSFRQRIYSANSVASVRQSFIVTGVLYLGFSIIPAIIGMAAHTLAPNLENSNYAFPFLATQVLPLWLGLLVMIAGLSATMSSASSDALAGVSIMMRDLYILVTGHTPPAERVVRYSRFALLFTIGMALAFALTSDNIISYITKMIATVMAGMFVCAILGKFWGRYNWQGAIATLVAASSTSLAIISHAGWSAYWGNPSIPAVIAAVVAGVLVSLLTPRCQITPEQALARVTEEREAMEPPVKIVS; translated from the coding sequence ATGAACAGCAACATCTTTCTCGGCAGTTTCTTCGTCTACCTCCTGGCCATGATCGCGCTGGGCTGGTGGGTATCGCGCCACCATCGCTCCACCGGCGACGACTTTCTTCTCGGCGGGCGCAGCATTCCGCTGTTTCTCACCATCGGCACCACCATCGCGACCATGGTCGGCACCGGCTCGAGCATGGGCGCGGTGGGTTTCGGCTACAACAACGGCTGGGCCGGTGCGCTGTACGGCATTGGCGGGGCCGTCGGGATTCTGCTGCTGGCCGTGCTGTTCGCCTCGGTGCGCAAGCTGCGCTTCATGACCATGAGCGAGGAACTGGCCTACTACGTGGGCGGCAGCCGGGTGGTGCGCAACGTGGTGGCGCTGCTGATCTACATCGCCAGCATCGGCTGGCTGGGCGCGCATATCCTTGGCGGCGGCATGTACCTGGCGTGGATCACCGGCATCGACCTGAACACCGCCAAATTCGTGGTCGCCATCGGCTTCGGCCTGTACTGCGTGATCGGCGGCTACCTGGCCGTGGTGTGGACCGACACCATCCAGGCCATTCTGCTGTTCATCGGTTTCATCGCCATGGCGGTATTCGCGCTGATCGAGATCGGCGGCTTCGAGCATCTGGCTGACAACATGGACATCAGTACCACCGGTTTTCTGGGCATAAGCAGCCTGGGGCCGATCCCGGCGATCTCCCTCGCCGCCGTGGTCGCCATCGGCGTGCTGGCAACGCCGTCCTTCCGCCAGCGCATCTACTCGGCAAACTCGGTGGCCAGCGTACGCCAATCCTTCATCGTCACCGGTGTGCTGTACCTGGGTTTTTCCATCATTCCGGCGATCATCGGCATGGCCGCGCACACCCTGGCGCCTAACCTGGAAAACAGCAATTACGCGTTCCCGTTCCTGGCCACCCAGGTGCTGCCGCTCTGGCTGGGCTTGCTGGTGATGATCGCCGGCCTCTCCGCGACCATGTCCAGCGCCAGCTCGGATGCCCTGGCGGGTGTGTCGATCATGATGCGTGACCTCTACATCCTGGTCACCGGCCACACCCCGCCGGCCGAGCGCGTGGTGCGCTATTCGCGCTTCGCCCTGCTGTTCACCATCGGCATGGCCCTGGCCTTCGCCCTCACCTCGGACAACATCATCAGCTACATCACCAAGATGATCGCCACGGTCATGGCCGGCATGTTCGTCTGCGCCATCCTCGGCAAGTTCTGGGGCCGCTATAACTGGCAAGGCGCGATTGCCACCCTGGTCGCGGCCTCCAGCACCTCGTTGGCGATCATCAGCCATGCCGGCTGGAGCGCCTACTGGGGCAACCCGAGCATTCCCGCGGTTATCGCGGCAGTGGTGGCCGGCGTGCTGGTATCGCTGCTCACCCCACGCTGCCAGATCACCCCGGAACAGGCGCTGGCCCGGGTGACCGAAGAGCGCGAGGCGATGGAGCCGCCGGTGAAGATCGTTTCCTGA
- a CDS encoding glycoside hydrolase family 15 protein: protein MADIQDRQMPIEAHGIIGDMRSAALVADSGCVDFFCWPDFDSPSIFSALLDTPDAGVFQLAPDLPDARRQQLYLPDTNVLQTRWLDEQAVVECTDLMPINTDVDAAPRLIRNIRVVSGSATIRLRCRVRHDYSRAATVAESDGDDVLFHAPGQPSLRLSASQPLRIDEQCAIAEFELREGEHAEFVLGAPDDPLVAAGACAHCLQETLKYWRRWMKQSNYRGRWREMVHRSALALKLLTSRKHGGIIAAATYGLPEAPGGERNWDYRYTWIRDASFTVYAFMRLGFSEEANAFMRWVRDRVDDCSETPAHLRILYSLRGQHHLPESSLDHLAGHGGAKPVRIGNEAHEQTQLDIFGELLDAVYLANKYGEAISHDGWKHVVGIVDQVCDSWRQKDVGIWEIRGEEQHFLHSRLMCWVALDRAIRLAQKRSLPAPFARWNDERQAIHDDIWNNFWDEDCGHFVQRIGCQDVDGSMLLMPLMRFVAATDPRWLATLEAIEQQLVRDGMVYRYRTDDGLEGEEGSFIACSFWYVECLARAGRIEKAHLEFEQLLRYANPLGLYAEELDRRGHHLGNTPQALSHLALISAASFLDHRLSGERTTWQP from the coding sequence ATGGCTGATATCCAGGATCGTCAGATGCCCATCGAGGCCCACGGCATCATCGGTGACATGCGCAGTGCCGCGCTGGTGGCCGACAGTGGTTGCGTGGACTTCTTCTGCTGGCCTGACTTCGACAGCCCGTCGATCTTCAGCGCCCTGCTCGATACGCCCGACGCCGGGGTGTTCCAACTGGCCCCGGACCTGCCCGACGCCCGTCGCCAGCAACTCTACCTGCCCGATACCAACGTGCTGCAGACGCGCTGGCTGGACGAACAGGCGGTGGTGGAGTGCACCGACCTGATGCCGATCAACACCGATGTCGACGCCGCGCCGCGGCTGATCCGCAACATTCGCGTGGTCTCCGGCAGTGCCACGATCCGCCTGCGCTGCCGGGTGCGCCACGATTACAGCCGCGCCGCCACGGTGGCCGAGAGCGATGGCGACGATGTGCTGTTCCACGCGCCAGGCCAGCCCAGCCTGCGGCTATCGGCAAGCCAGCCGTTGCGTATCGATGAGCAATGCGCCATCGCCGAATTCGAATTGCGTGAAGGCGAGCATGCGGAGTTCGTGCTCGGTGCGCCGGATGATCCACTGGTGGCTGCCGGCGCCTGCGCGCATTGCCTGCAGGAAACCCTGAAGTACTGGCGGCGCTGGATGAAGCAATCCAATTACCGTGGGCGCTGGCGCGAGATGGTGCATCGCTCGGCCCTGGCGCTCAAGCTGCTGACCTCGCGCAAGCACGGCGGCATCATCGCCGCCGCCACCTACGGCCTGCCCGAAGCGCCGGGCGGCGAACGCAACTGGGATTACCGCTACACCTGGATCCGCGATGCGTCGTTTACCGTCTACGCGTTCATGCGCCTGGGTTTTTCCGAGGAGGCCAACGCCTTCATGCGCTGGGTGCGCGATCGCGTCGACGATTGCTCGGAAACCCCCGCGCACCTGCGCATTCTCTACAGCCTGCGCGGGCAGCACCACCTGCCGGAAAGCTCCCTCGATCACCTGGCCGGCCATGGCGGCGCGAAGCCGGTGCGTATCGGTAACGAAGCCCATGAGCAGACCCAGCTGGATATCTTCGGCGAACTGCTGGATGCCGTGTACCTGGCCAACAAGTATGGCGAGGCGATTTCCCACGACGGCTGGAAGCATGTGGTGGGCATCGTCGATCAGGTCTGTGACAGCTGGCGGCAGAAGGACGTGGGCATCTGGGAAATCCGTGGCGAAGAGCAGCATTTCCTGCATTCGCGGCTGATGTGCTGGGTGGCCCTGGATCGCGCCATCCGCCTGGCCCAGAAGCGCTCGCTGCCGGCGCCCTTCGCGCGCTGGAACGACGAACGCCAGGCGATTCACGACGATATCTGGAACAACTTCTGGGACGAGGATTGCGGTCATTTCGTGCAGCGCATCGGCTGCCAGGACGTCGACGGTTCGATGTTGCTGATGCCGCTGATGCGCTTCGTCGCCGCCACCGATCCGCGCTGGCTGGCCACTCTGGAGGCCATCGAGCAGCAACTGGTGCGCGACGGCATGGTGTATCGCTACCGCACCGACGACGGGCTGGAGGGCGAGGAGGGCTCCTTTATCGCCTGCTCGTTTTGGTACGTGGAGTGCCTGGCGCGCGCCGGGCGGATCGAGAAGGCCCATCTGGAGTTCGAGCAGCTGCTGCGCTATGCCAATCCCCTGGGTTTGTACGCCGAAGAGCTGGATCGACGCGGCCATCACCTGGGCAATACGCCCCAGGCGCTGAGCCACCTGGCGCTGATCAGCGCGGCGAGTTTTCTCGATCACCGGCTCAGTGGCGAGCGCACCACCTGGCAGCCTTGA
- a CDS encoding CinA family protein, protein MQEIEALLDYLKRHKLYLTTAESCTAGLVVALLAKHPGSGECLDSGHVVYSPAAKKRLLGVSQEILDRFNLTSEEVARAMASGALNGSPANVAVATTGVAGPEPQGEIAPGTLCFAWAFRLADGSTRLFSSTEQFAGDRSRILDEAARFALLRLPERHAQFLAEG, encoded by the coding sequence ATGCAAGAAATCGAAGCGCTGCTCGACTATCTCAAGCGCCACAAGCTGTACCTGACCACCGCCGAATCCTGCACCGCCGGCCTGGTCGTGGCCTTGCTCGCCAAGCACCCCGGCAGCGGCGAATGCCTGGACAGCGGCCACGTGGTCTATTCGCCAGCGGCCAAGAAACGCCTGCTGGGGGTCAGCCAGGAAATCCTCGACCGCTTCAACCTGACCAGCGAAGAGGTGGCGCGGGCGATGGCCAGCGGCGCCTTGAACGGCAGCCCGGCCAACGTTGCGGTGGCCACCACGGGCGTGGCCGGCCCCGAGCCCCAAGGCGAGATCGCCCCAGGCACGCTGTGTTTCGCCTGGGCCTTTCGCCTGGCCGACGGCAGCACCCGGCTGTTTTCCAGCACCGAACAGTTTGCCGGCGACCGTTCGCGAATTCTCGACGAGGCCGCCCGCTTCGCACTGCTGCGCCTGCCGGAGCGGCATGCGCAGTTCCTTGCCGAAGGCTAA
- a CDS encoding DMT family transporter produces the protein MSSRTAHLQLHTAALLVGVSALFGESLKVSASMIVLGRSAFALLALSLFCLCLNKRPWRAVNPRTAATLLATGVTLGAHWLLFFLAVQTGGVAVATLGFASFPAFTAVIERVVFGQRLGRADRWILLLVSIGLILITPSFDLRDGATIGLLYGVLSGAVYAAIAVANKHVSGKVDGLASCWWQCLAISLALLLWCLPEIPTVSTGDWWQLAALGVLCTALAYSLFIASLRHVRAHTAAVVITMEPIYAIAGAWLLFGAVPTAGMLLGGALILGAVAWSGLHSKR, from the coding sequence ATGAGTTCTCGCACCGCCCACCTGCAACTCCACACGGCCGCCTTGCTAGTCGGCGTCTCGGCACTGTTCGGCGAGTCGCTGAAGGTCAGCGCCAGCATGATCGTGCTCGGCCGCTCGGCCTTCGCGCTGCTGGCGCTGAGCCTGTTCTGCCTGTGCCTGAACAAACGCCCATGGCGCGCCGTGAATCCGCGCACCGCCGCCACCCTGCTGGCCACGGGGGTGACGCTGGGCGCGCATTGGTTGCTGTTCTTCTTGGCGGTGCAGACCGGCGGCGTGGCCGTGGCAACCCTGGGCTTCGCGTCGTTCCCGGCCTTTACCGCGGTGATCGAACGCGTGGTGTTCGGCCAGCGCCTGGGGCGTGCCGATCGCTGGATTCTGCTGCTGGTGTCGATCGGGCTGATCCTGATCACCCCGTCGTTCGATCTGCGCGATGGCGCCACCATCGGGCTGCTCTACGGCGTGCTGTCCGGCGCGGTGTACGCGGCGATCGCGGTGGCCAACAAGCATGTCTCCGGCAAGGTCGATGGCCTGGCGTCCTGTTGGTGGCAATGCCTGGCCATCAGCCTGGCCTTGCTGCTCTGGTGCCTGCCGGAGATCCCGACGGTCAGTACCGGGGACTGGTGGCAGCTGGCGGCGCTGGGCGTGTTGTGTACCGCCCTGGCCTACAGTCTGTTCATCGCCTCGCTGCGCCATGTGCGTGCTCACACGGCGGCGGTGGTAATCACCATGGAGCCGATCTACGCCATCGCCGGTGCCTGGCTGCTCTTCGGCGCCGTGCCGACCGCCGGCATGCTGCTCGGCGGTGCGCTGATTCTCGGCGCGGTGGCCTGGTCCGGGCTGCACAGCAAGCGCTAG
- a CDS encoding MurR/RpiR family transcriptional regulator, translating to MNLEIDILSRITERYPTLREAERKVAAMIIDDIDFVTSANISTIAARAGVSDASVTRFAKSIGCQDVRELKLRLAQSLAVGRRFIQEASEEDGIGAVYEIAKQTLDLNRELIANADIEGALDLLDGARQIVIFGAGGGSVVLAQEMQFRLVRLGYAVSAYSQALMPRMVAATLDPSDLVVALSVTGFTPEIVDAARIARSYDAQVLALTASDSPLAQQATVVLPIAARETDFIYHPSSSRYAMLAAIDVLAMSLALRHRQRSRDKLRRLKLTLDSHRGGDNRQPLGD from the coding sequence GTGAATCTGGAAATCGACATCCTGTCGCGCATCACCGAACGTTATCCGACCCTGCGCGAAGCCGAGCGCAAGGTCGCGGCCATGATCATCGACGATATCGATTTCGTGACCAGCGCCAACATTTCCACCATCGCCGCCCGTGCCGGTGTCAGCGATGCCAGCGTCACCCGTTTCGCCAAGTCCATCGGCTGCCAGGACGTGCGCGAACTCAAGCTGCGCCTGGCGCAGTCGCTCGCGGTGGGCCGGCGCTTCATCCAGGAGGCCAGCGAAGAGGACGGCATCGGCGCGGTATACGAGATCGCCAAGCAGACCCTGGACCTCAACCGCGAGCTGATCGCCAACGCCGATATCGAGGGTGCCCTGGACCTGCTCGACGGCGCCCGGCAGATCGTCATCTTCGGTGCCGGTGGCGGCTCGGTGGTGCTCGCCCAGGAGATGCAGTTCCGCCTAGTGCGCCTGGGTTATGCGGTCAGTGCCTACTCCCAGGCGCTGATGCCGCGCATGGTCGCCGCCACCCTCGACCCCAGCGATCTGGTGGTGGCGCTGTCGGTGACCGGCTTCACCCCGGAAATCGTCGATGCGGCGCGTATCGCCCGCAGTTACGACGCCCAGGTACTGGCGCTGACCGCCTCGGACTCGCCCCTGGCGCAGCAGGCCACGGTGGTTCTGCCGATTGCCGCCCGGGAGACCGACTTCATCTACCACCCCTCGTCATCGCGCTACGCCATGCTGGCGGCCATCGACGTGCTCGCCATGAGCCTGGCGTTGCGCCACCGGCAGCGCTCGCGGGACAAACTGCGGCGCCTGAAGCTGACCCTCGACAGCCACCGTGGCGGCGACAACCGCCAGCCACTGGGAGACTGA
- a CDS encoding RidA family protein — protein MSIKRYGAEGGTGTGGQKLPFSRAVEAGGWLYVSGQTPMKDGEVVEGGIIEQSRLAFQNCLDIMAEAGYGVEDVVHVTTVLTDARYFSSFNKVFKEIFGDHPPARICSVQDLVVDCKVEVDVKCFKVSRA, from the coding sequence ATGAGCATCAAACGTTATGGCGCCGAAGGCGGAACCGGAACCGGTGGGCAGAAGCTGCCCTTCTCACGCGCGGTGGAAGCCGGCGGCTGGCTCTACGTGTCCGGCCAGACACCGATGAAAGACGGCGAAGTGGTCGAGGGCGGCATCATCGAACAATCGCGACTGGCCTTCCAGAACTGCCTCGACATCATGGCCGAGGCCGGCTACGGCGTCGAAGACGTGGTGCACGTGACCACCGTGCTCACCGACGCGCGCTACTTCAGCTCGTTCAACAAGGTGTTCAAGGAAATCTTCGGCGACCATCCGCCGGCGCGCATCTGCAGCGTCCAGGACCTGGTGGTCGACTGCAAGGTCGAGGTGGACGTGAAGTGCTTCAAGGTCTCGCGCGCCTGA
- a CDS encoding amino acid deaminase: protein MKPADQNDAPPSGVEKAAIIGSGRALLRDVSLPAAVVYQRPLAHNIAWMQAFAERHAARLAPHGKTTMTPALFQRQLDAGAWGITLATATQCMAAFEHGVTRLLMANQLVGAANMALVADLIARGAEFHCVVDSVANVRALDAFFAARGLRLQVMIELGVEGGRCGVRNDGELEALLMALEQSSALVLSGIEGYEGIIGGQTPIADVRAYGARLVDTLMRLKRSAAFTADKPVVTASGSKWFDLIAEAFDRAELRGQYIPLLRPGCYVVHDHKLYAGAMEEVKARHADLEGELLPALEVFAHVQSLPEPGLAIVALGKRDIGCDPDLPMPQHLYREGQAPQDVRGWGVRMIMDQHLFLSVPAGETLAVGDILSFGTSHPCLTFDKWRQVLLVDEALEVLEVMPTRF from the coding sequence ATGAAGCCTGCTGACCAGAACGACGCGCCGCCGAGCGGCGTGGAGAAAGCCGCGATCATCGGTAGCGGGCGCGCCTTGCTGCGCGACGTCAGCCTGCCGGCCGCGGTGGTGTACCAGCGCCCACTGGCGCACAACATCGCCTGGATGCAAGCCTTCGCCGAGCGCCACGCTGCGCGGCTGGCGCCCCATGGCAAAACCACCATGACGCCGGCGCTGTTCCAGCGTCAGCTCGACGCCGGGGCCTGGGGCATCACCCTCGCCACCGCCACCCAGTGCATGGCGGCGTTCGAGCACGGCGTGACGCGCCTGCTGATGGCCAACCAGCTGGTCGGCGCCGCGAACATGGCGTTGGTGGCCGATCTCATCGCCAGGGGCGCTGAGTTCCACTGCGTGGTCGACAGCGTGGCCAACGTCCGCGCGCTGGATGCGTTCTTCGCGGCCCGCGGCCTGCGATTGCAGGTGATGATCGAGCTGGGCGTCGAGGGCGGCCGTTGTGGCGTGCGCAACGATGGCGAGCTGGAGGCGCTGCTGATGGCGCTGGAGCAGTCGAGCGCCCTGGTGCTGTCCGGCATCGAGGGCTACGAGGGCATCATTGGCGGACAAACGCCGATTGCCGATGTGCGGGCCTATGGCGCGCGCCTGGTGGACACCCTGATGCGCTTGAAACGCAGCGCTGCCTTTACCGCCGACAAGCCGGTGGTCACCGCCTCCGGCTCCAAATGGTTCGATCTGATCGCCGAAGCCTTCGACCGCGCCGAGCTGCGCGGCCAGTACATCCCGCTGCTGCGCCCCGGCTGCTACGTGGTGCACGACCACAAGCTGTATGCCGGCGCGATGGAGGAGGTCAAGGCGCGCCATGCGGACCTCGAGGGCGAGCTGCTGCCTGCCCTGGAGGTGTTCGCCCATGTGCAATCGCTGCCTGAGCCGGGCCTGGCCATCGTCGCCCTCGGCAAGCGCGACATCGGCTGCGACCCCGACTTGCCGATGCCCCAGCATCTGTACCGCGAAGGCCAGGCCCCACAGGACGTGCGTGGCTGGGGCGTGCGTATGATCATGGATCAGCACCTGTTCCTGTCGGTGCCGGCCGGCGAGACCCTGGCGGTCGGCGACATTCTTTCCTTCGGCACCTCGCACCCTTGCCTCACCTTCGACAAATGGCGGCAGGTGCTGCTGGTCGACGAGGCGCTGGAGGTGTTGGAGGTGATGCCGACGCGCTTCTGA
- a CDS encoding N-acyl-D-amino-acid deacylase family protein produces MSQHANLLIRNVQLIDGTGAAPYRGDLAVHGERIVALGDLRDWSADSCIEGHGRCLCPGFIDVHTHDDSNVIRMPEMLPKLTQGVTTVIVGNCGISASPVRLPGPSVPDPMNLLGRLEDFRYPTFAAYAEAVSAAQPSVNVAALVGHTALRATLMERFDRPASAEEIQQMRGALRQALAEGAIGMSSGLAYMNARHAPEAEMRALVEEVGAAGGIYTTHLRDEFAGLLDAMDEAVATARHGRAPLVISHLKCAGVGNWGTAPLALAKLEAAARQHRCHCDCYPYTAGSSTLDLGQVTDEFEIFITWSDPHPDMARQTLQAIAASWGVSLLEAAGRLQPAGAVYHNMAEDDMRRILGHPLSMVGSDGLPNDPHPHPRLWGAFPRVIGHFCRDQGLFSLPEAIHKMTGLSARNFGLADRGELRVGAYADLTLFDFAAVRDSATFANPIAAAQGIELVVVNGAVAYRHGQLEARAGRLIKRPEKSPHSAT; encoded by the coding sequence ATGTCGCAGCACGCCAACCTGCTGATTCGCAACGTGCAGCTTATCGACGGCACCGGGGCCGCGCCCTACCGGGGTGACCTGGCGGTGCACGGCGAGCGCATCGTCGCGCTCGGCGACCTGCGCGATTGGTCGGCGGACAGCTGTATCGAGGGCCACGGCCGCTGCCTGTGCCCCGGCTTCATCGACGTGCACACCCATGACGACAGCAACGTCATCCGCATGCCGGAGATGCTGCCCAAGCTCACCCAGGGCGTGACCACGGTCATCGTCGGCAACTGCGGGATCAGCGCCTCGCCGGTGCGCCTGCCCGGCCCCAGCGTTCCCGACCCCATGAACCTGCTGGGCCGGCTCGAGGATTTCCGCTACCCGACGTTCGCCGCCTATGCCGAAGCGGTGAGCGCCGCGCAGCCAAGCGTCAACGTCGCGGCACTGGTCGGGCATACCGCATTGCGCGCCACGCTCATGGAGCGTTTCGACCGCCCCGCCAGCGCCGAGGAAATCCAGCAGATGCGCGGCGCCCTGCGCCAGGCCCTGGCGGAGGGTGCCATCGGCATGAGTTCGGGGCTGGCCTACATGAATGCCCGCCACGCCCCCGAGGCTGAGATGCGCGCCCTGGTCGAAGAGGTCGGCGCGGCCGGCGGTATCTACACCACCCATCTGCGCGACGAGTTCGCCGGGCTGCTCGACGCCATGGACGAGGCCGTGGCGACCGCTCGCCATGGCAGGGCGCCGCTGGTGATCTCCCACCTCAAGTGCGCGGGCGTCGGCAACTGGGGCACGGCGCCCCTGGCCCTGGCAAAGCTCGAGGCGGCGGCGCGGCAGCATCGCTGTCACTGCGACTGCTACCCCTACACCGCCGGCTCCTCGACCCTGGACCTCGGCCAGGTCACCGATGAGTTCGAGATCTTCATCACCTGGTCCGACCCGCATCCGGACATGGCGCGCCAGACCCTGCAAGCCATCGCGGCCAGCTGGGGCGTCTCGCTGCTCGAGGCCGCCGGCCGCCTGCAGCCGGCCGGCGCGGTGTATCACAACATGGCCGAAGACGACATGCGGCGCATCCTGGGCCATCCGCTGAGCATGGTCGGCTCCGACGGCCTGCCCAACGACCCCCACCCGCATCCCAGGCTATGGGGCGCGTTTCCGCGGGTGATCGGGCATTTCTGCCGCGACCAGGGGCTGTTCAGCCTGCCCGAGGCCATTCACAAGATGACCGGGCTGTCCGCGCGCAACTTCGGCCTGGCCGATCGCGGCGAGCTGCGCGTCGGCGCCTATGCCGATCTGACGCTGTTCGACTTCGCTGCGGTGCGCGACAGCGCCACCTTCGCCAACCCCATCGCCGCGGCGCAGGGCATCGAACTGGTGGTGGTCAACGGCGCGGTGGCCTACCGCCACGGGCAACTCGAAGCGCGCGCCGGCCGCCTGATCAAACGCCCCGAAAAATCCCCCCACTCTGCAACCTGA